In one Dreissena polymorpha isolate Duluth1 chromosome 7, UMN_Dpol_1.0, whole genome shotgun sequence genomic region, the following are encoded:
- the LOC127838667 gene encoding proline-rich transmembrane protein 1-like isoform X1, translating to MAEKENPPPYSPTEPAPQALGFQSPASNMGTTQAPPPGYSPASLHGNHGYGYDQPMDMQYGGYPMAYPHGHGPFVNSSTSNNVVVTQVGGATGPIYQTLPHDYTTQAWLACLCCFWPTGLLAILKASEARDALARGDLYGAQSASNQARTMVRISYVVGVISVVVAVVILAVWFGVFINGINNTD from the exons ATGGCAGAAAAGG AAAATCCTCCGCCATATTCCCCAACAGAGCCTGCCCCGCAGGCATTAGGGTTCCAGAGTCCCGCCTCTAACATGGGCACCACACAGGCTCCGCCCCCGGGATACAGTCCGGCCTCGCTCCATGGTAACCATGGTTACGGGTACGACCAGCCAATGGACATGCAGTATGGGGGCTACCCCATGGCGTATCCCCATGGGCACGGGCCGTTTGTCAACAGCAGCACGTCCAACAACGTAGTG GTGACACAGGTAGGCGGCGCTACGGGACCCATATACCAGACGTTACCTCATGACTACACCACGCAGGCCTGGTTAGCCTGTCTTTGCTGCTTCTGGCCCACCGGTCTTCTGGCGATCTTGAAAGCAAGTGAA GCCCGTGACGCCCTGGCCCGGGGTGACCTATATGGAGCTCAGTCAGCCTCCAACCAGGCCCGGACCATGGTGCGAATCAGCTACGTCGTCGGCGTTATCAGCGTCGTGGTCGCTGTCGTCATTTTGGCTGTCTGGTTCGGCGTGTTTATCAACGGAATCAACAATACGGACTAA
- the LOC127838667 gene encoding proline-rich transmembrane protein 1-like isoform X2: MGTTQAPPPGYSPASLHGNHGYGYDQPMDMQYGGYPMAYPHGHGPFVNSSTSNNVVVTQVGGATGPIYQTLPHDYTTQAWLACLCCFWPTGLLAILKASEARDALARGDLYGAQSASNQARTMVRISYVVGVISVVVAVVILAVWFGVFINGINNTD; this comes from the exons ATGGGCACCACACAGGCTCCGCCCCCGGGATACAGTCCGGCCTCGCTCCATGGTAACCATGGTTACGGGTACGACCAGCCAATGGACATGCAGTATGGGGGCTACCCCATGGCGTATCCCCATGGGCACGGGCCGTTTGTCAACAGCAGCACGTCCAACAACGTAGTG GTGACACAGGTAGGCGGCGCTACGGGACCCATATACCAGACGTTACCTCATGACTACACCACGCAGGCCTGGTTAGCCTGTCTTTGCTGCTTCTGGCCCACCGGTCTTCTGGCGATCTTGAAAGCAAGTGAA GCCCGTGACGCCCTGGCCCGGGGTGACCTATATGGAGCTCAGTCAGCCTCCAACCAGGCCCGGACCATGGTGCGAATCAGCTACGTCGTCGGCGTTATCAGCGTCGTGGTCGCTGTCGTCATTTTGGCTGTCTGGTTCGGCGTGTTTATCAACGGAATCAACAATACGGACTAA